In Actinomycetes bacterium, the DNA window ATGTCGAGGTCGCCGTGCACGTAGGCGCGAGCGATACCCAGTTGACCGGGGGCGGACATGAACGCTCCCACAGCCTTAGGCGACTTGACCACAACACGGACGTCACTGTCGGGGTCACCAGCGCGGCTGCCGTCATATGCAACGAACTGCACTCCGCAATCGGGTTCAACGAGTAACTCAAAAACTTCGCCTAGCTTCATATCGTCCTCCTTGTATGCCTATCCTGCCGCGCCCGGGATCCCTAGCTCAAACCGGCGTCACACACTTGTCGTACAGCTCCGCAAACCGACTGTCTGGATCGTAGCGCTGCTTGAGTCTCCAATAGTCGTCGCCACCGTAGATTCGGTAGAACTCGTCTCGGTCGTAGAACGAGGTTGAGTACAACGATTTGCGGCCACCCAGTCTGGTCACCTCGGCTTCAATAGCCCGGTTGATGGCACCATCCTCGGGGTCACCACCGTCAGTGCGCGGCACTGTGGACCAGAAACCTACATTGACGTAGATCTTGCTGGGGTCAAAGGAGTACAACGACCAGTAGGCATCCGGATCACGTTGCTGCAACGGGCACAGCCATACCGGTGAGATGCCTACTTCCCGATCGAAGAACTCCAAGAACTCGGGTAGTGCCTCGATCGGGATTTCCACATCTTGCACGACCGGTTCCCGTGGCGGCAGGCCGCGACGAGAGTCCAATCGGGCAGAGAACTGCAGCCGTCGGTCTAGCGCCACTAATTTCCAGTAGACGTCGCTGCGTAACAGCGATTTCGGCCAGAACCGACGGATCATCGGATTTTGCGCACCCATCGCCCGGGAACACCAGAACCAGTCGGTGTCCCAACGCCACAGATAGTCGTGGGTAGTCAGCCGGTCACTGCTGCGCTGCTGCAGCGACCGGTAGTAGATCTGCATTCCGGTGTAGTCCGACGCTGGGCCGGGATCATCCGTGTACCGCCCCAAGGTCACATAGGTCTCGCCTGGACCAAAAGCGGTGCCATCGATGAAGTCCACCTGTAGGCCGTCCCAGGTCCGTTCACGGGCGACTTGGGTCAGCACGGCGGTTGCTTCGGTGTAACTGGTACAGGGCACGTGCGTTAGCGCGACGTAGTCGGCAACTGGCTCGACTTCGATCTCTAGCCGTAGCGCGTAACCCAAGCTGCCATACGAGTTAGGAAAGCCGTAGAACAGGTCGGCGTACTCGCCGCCCGGTTCTGCGCGGACTACCTCTCCTGTTCCGGTGAGCACGTCCATCGCCACTACGGTTTCGTGCGGGCAGCCGTTTCGAAAGCTCGGAGATTCAATGCCGAGGCCGGTCACGGCTCCGCCGAGTGTGATGGTGCGCAACTGCGGCACACACATGGGCGAAACGCCGTGGGGAAGTGTGCGAGCCACCAGTTTCTCGTAGGTGGTGAGCCCACCAACCATGGCTCGCCGAATGTCGGGATCAACCCAATAAACGCCATCGAAGGCGGAAAGGTCCAGCGCTGCCTCAGCGTCGCGCCGATACCGGAAGAGGTTAGAGGTCTTTTTGCTCAGTCGGATTGGGCGATCCGCAGGCCAATCAGCCACCGTCCGACTAGCCACAGCGGCAGCCGCAGCGAAGTCCGGCATCCTGTCCGAGGGCCGGGCCGGCGGAGCGCCCGAGGCCAACCCCCGAAGCGCTCCGCGCGAACTCATGCCTTGCCCAAAATCCGATTCACTTTGGTGTCGCACTCGGGGCACTTGCCCTGGGCCATGCGGGTGCCCTTGGCGTTAACGACAACCTGGCCAGTGAAATCGCGCTTTTCCTTGCACTTCACGCAGTAGGCGGTACCGCTGTACTCCTCAGCCATGCGTCCTCCTCAAAACGGTAGTTTTACCGCTGAAATCCTACGCACCAACCCACCAGTGATACGCACTGGGGCATTTTCCGTCACTATCTCACCGGCAGCAGCCATCTGCTGGTCGCGCCAGAACCTGTGGATATCTATTGGTGGTGTCAGCAGATCGCGTGGCAGCATGCCGCATGCCTCAACCGTTCCACACCGCAGCTCCTCTACCCAGTCGTCCCCGCCTCAACCCCGCCGTGCCGGTTATTCCATTGGCAGACGGGGTCATCCAAGTGGGATGGTCGCGACGCTATCGATTCTTCGGGGCGGAAGCCGCCGCCGTGACGGCTAGCCTGCCACCCTTGCAGCAACAACGACGACTCCGCGACTACGACGACCAAAAGCTTGCGGGATTGGCGTTGCTGCAACGCTGCGGAGCCCTACAATCCGGACGTTGGCCAACAGGCTGGGATCGTCATCCAGACGCCGATCGCGCGCGACTGCGTGGTTTAGTGAACTCACTGGCGAGTACCGATGCCGCCGATCTGGTGGCAGCGCGATCCCAACACCGGGTGTGGGTCAGCGCGCCTACCGGTTGGGACACCCTGCATAGCGGCTTGCAGCGTTTGAACCTCTCCTTAGCGACGACTGCTGCCGACGCCAGCATTGCCGTACTCGTCGGTGCCACCGGGTTCCAACAGATTAGTTCGTTGATGCGCAACGGCACGCCCCACCTGGCGGTGTCGCCACGAACGGACTCGATTCGAATTGGGCCGCTGGTCGTTCCTGGCAAAAGCGCCTGTCTGCAATGCCTGCAGTTGACCCGCACCGAGCGGGATCAGCACTTTCCCGTGGTATCACTGCGGCTGGAGAACTACCTGGCGGTGGAACGAGATCAGGTACTCGTCGAACAAGCGTCACTCGCAAGTGCCCGATTGGTCAGCCGCGCTGTCGATGCGGTCGGCAACGGGAGTTGGGGTAGCGCCAGCGACGGGGAACTACCCAACGATCTCACCGACATGATCGGACGGTGCTGGACCGTGACGACCCGGAGCCCAGAAAATCGGGCGACTCCGCTTGCGCGTCACCCGTTATGCCCGTGTTGGTGGCAGCCACTTCCCGTCGCGAGCTGACGTTTCAGGCTTCTTCTTCGCGCGCTTCCGCAGCCTTCACCTCGTCGGTCTGAGCTAGGGCTTGCTCGGCGACGCGTTCATCCATCAGGGCACCAGCACGAGTACGGGAATAGGAAAAGAAGACGACCATCCCGATAGCGAGCCAGGCAAACAACCGCAGCCAGGTACTCAGCGGCAGTGTCGCCATAATCAGCAGTGAACTCACGATCGCCAAGATAGGGATGGTGTAGCCACCGGGAACCTTGAAATTCCGGGGCAAATCTGGCCGAGTCCGCCGAAGTACCATGACCGCGACTGCGACAATGATGAATGCCAACAACGTGCCGATGGACACCAACTCGACAAGGACACTTGACGGCAAGACTCCGGACATCACGGCCGCTGCCACACCACACAGCAAAATACTTCGCACCGGCGTTCCCGTTTTCCCACTAACCCGACCAAACATTGCCGGCAACATCCGGTCTTGCGACATGCGCATCAAAATCCTGGTCTGCCCGTACAGCAGTGCCAACACTGAAGCACCCAGTCCAATGACCGCGCCGACATCAACGACGTCCCCGACCCAGCCAAGATTTACCGCATCAAGCGCAGCAGATAGGGCATTGGCTTCGTTAAGGACCGTATAGGAGACCAGCCCAACCAGAACCGCACCAACCATGACGTACAGCCCGGTCGCGATCCCCAACGAACCTAGGATGCCAATGGGTACGGTTCGGCGCGGGTTCTTTGCTTCCTGAGCAGCGGTACACACCACATCAAATGAAATGAAGCCATAGAAGACCAGGCCAGCCGCAGAGAGCACCCCGGTCCAGCCGAAGTCCCCGAAGGTACCGTCGTTCTCCGGAACAAAGGGCTCATAGTTGTCACCGCTGATGGCCGTGGCACCGACGACGATGAACAGCAGCAGCGTCCCGACTTTGATCAACACCAGGAAGGTCGTTGCCCGGGCGGACTCCTTGGCTCCGGACGCTAACAGGGAGGTGACGAGCAGCACCAAAAGTACCGCGGGCAGATTAATCCAGCCAGTGGGCTGATCACCTGATCCCGCGACTGGAGCAGCTAGGAGTTCCTGCGGCAGTGGCAGTCCCACCTCTTCCATGAGGTTAGCGAAATAGGCAGACCAACCACTGGCGACGTTGGCCGCACCAAAGAGGTACTCAACGAGCAGATCCCAACCGATCACCCAGGCAACAAAAATACCCAACGCCGCGTAGGCATAGGAGTACGTTGAACCCGCTAGCGGAATCATCCCCGCCAGTTCCGCGTAGGACAGCGCGCTAAACCCCGCCACTACCCCGGCAATCAAGAAAGCGATGACCACCGCAGGCCCAGCTCGGGTCGCTGCCGCTTCACCTGTCACGACGAAGATGCCAGCCCCGACCACCGCAGCAACCCCCATAGCGACTAGTGAGAAGGTGCCGATAGAACGGCGCAGACCGCTGGAGTCGGCATCGGCCTCCATGATTGTGGCATCGATAGCGCTCTGCGGCGTTCGATGTGAATGCAATGCTGACGGCTTACTTTGCGACATCGCCCTACCTCACACTGCTGCCATCCAAATACTCAATCCAGAGCAAGACGGTCGCGCAGTTCAACGACTTTGCTTCAAGATGTCAGATTCCCATCGACGTCGCGTGCCGACGCTCATTCTCAGCCGACCACCGTGATAAGCGGCCATTCTGTTTCAGCAAGGCATGGCGCCAACAGGCATCACGAGTGCCAATCTCACTAATCTGCCGCCATGGATAAGTACTCCAACGGCGTGCTGTTTCTCAGCGAATTCGTAGGGACCGCACTGCTGTTGCTAATCGGTGTCGGTGTCTGCGCGAACACGACGCTAAAGAAAGCGTTCGGGTATGGCCGCGACTGGCTGCTTATCTCGATGGGCTGGGCGTTCGGCGTTTTCGTCGGCGCCAGTGTCGCCTGGCGGTCCGGGGCGCAACTGAACCCCGCCGTGACCATTTCACAGGCTATGAGCGATTCCATGGAGTGGTCGCTGGTGCCGATGTTCCTAGTGGCGCAACTGCTGGGTGCCATGACCGGTGCAGTGCTGGCCTACTTGGTCTACAAGAAACAGTTCGACACTCACGACGAGCCCGAGAACACTGGTGGCATCTTCTTCACCGGGCCATCAGTACCTTCACCACCGTGGAACATCGTTTCTGAGGCGATCGGTACCTTCGTGCTGATCATTTGGGTGCTGGAAAGTTCCCCGTTCACTATTGGTATCGGTGACGCGATCGTGGCGGACAACACCCAATCGGCATTGAGCTACGCCGCCGTTGCTTTCGTAGTGTTAGCTATCGGTGCGTCTCTTGGTGGCGCTACCGGCTATGCGATCAACCCCGCCCGCGACTTGGGCCCCCGAATCATCTACACGATCCTGCCGATCAAGGGCAAAGGCTCATCCAACTGGAGCTACTCGTGGGTCCCGATCGTTGGTCCCTTCGTCGGTGCAGCGGCCGCCACCGGGTTGTTCTGGTTAGGACAAATATGACCGCTCCGGTCGCCGCAGCACGACGATGAGCGCAACCGGCGTGATTGGGTAACAATGGGCTATGGCCGAAGTCCCAAAGCGTGCGATCAGCCGTAGCGCCAAGATGGCTGCCCTTCCGTTGGGCCACTTCGGGCGTACGGCCGCCGGTTGGGGTAAGCGCCTGGGTGGTAAGCCAGCTGAGGCGGTCACTGCGGAGATGCAGCAGCGCACTGCGGCCCAGGTTTTTAAAGTCCTAGGAGAGCTTAAGGGCGGGGCGATGAAGCTCGGCCAAGCGATGAGCGTCTTCGAGGCCGCGCTGCCGGAGGAAATGGTGGGCCCCTACCGGGCTACGTTGACTAAGTTGCAGGAAGCAGCACCGCCACTGCCGATGTCCACGGTGGATGACGTACTCACCGATCAACTTGGAGCGGACTGGCAGTCACGGTTCGCGGAGTTCGACGAGAATCCAGCCGCCGCTGCATCTATTGGTCAGGTCCACCGCGCGACCTATCGTGACGGCCGAACCGTGGCAGTCAAGATTCAGTACCCTGGCGCCGCGAAGGCACTAGCCAGCGATCTGAACCAGATGGTGCGTATGGGTCGATTGATGGGCTCATGGATTCCTGGGATCGAAATGAAACCGCTGCTGGAGGAACTCCGAGAACGGGTCTTGGAGGAACTCGACTACCTCGCAGAGTCGAACAACCAACGAAAATTCGCGGTGGCCTTTGAGGGCGATCCCGACTTCTTAGTGCCACACATACTGGCGGCTGCGCCACAGGTACTCGTGAGCGAATGGGTGGATGGCACCCCGATGTCGCGGATCATTGCGGAAGGAACCCGAGCCGAACGGGATCGTGCGGGCCTGTTGTACCAACGTTTCCTGCTGTGCGGCCCGGCCCGAGCAGGTTTGCTTCATGCTGATCCTCATCCCGGGAACTTCCGACTCACGGCGGACGGAAAGTTGGCCGTACTCGACTTTGGTGCCGTCGCCCATATGCCCGGCGGACTGCCGCCAGCTATCGGCCGGATGTTGCGCATCGCCTTGCACGGTGATGCCGAAACGGTGATGGCTGGGTTGCAGGAAGAGGGCTTCATCCGACCTCACATCACCATCGATTCCGAGCGCCTACTGGACTACCTCAGTCCCTTCATCGAACCTGCCGAGGTTGAAGAGTTTCACTACTCTCGGGAGTGGCTGCGGGGGCTGTTCGATCGTGTGAAAGACCCGACCCGACCTGACTTCGCCGTGGGCCTGAAAATGAACCTCCCTCCCTCCTACGCGCTAGTACATCGGGTGTGGGTGGGAGCTACCGGGGTCGCCTGCCAACTAGACGCATATGTCCCCATGCGGGCAGAGATGGAGCGCTGGCTACCTGGCTTCACCGACGGAGAACTGCCGCCGGTTCGAGAACCAGTAGACGTTACCGACTAACGATCGGTCCACGGCAACTCATCGAGACGGTGGCTCGGGCGTCTGCGTACCGACCGCCTGCACCATTCCCAGTAAGTCGTCCGCGTAGCGGGTCATCCGGTCGGTATTCATCCCAGGGATCTGCGCAAGTGCGGCTGCATCTTGTGGCAGGGTCTCTGAGATGCCTTGCAACGCCGTAGAACTGAGCACCGCGTAACTGGGCACACCTAGGGCAATCGCGGTCAGCCGCCGCCACTGCTCCAACTGGGCGAGCAACAACTCATCAGCGTTACCTGGGCAACTGCGACAGCGCCCTAGCCCTCGTTCGATTCCGGTGACCAGCGCACTGCCACAGACTCGACAGCGGGCGGGTGGGCGCTGCTCACCGGCTCGGCTGTCCATACCAGCGGGGGTCACGCGATCGGACAGATCTAGCACCGCGTCCGCTGGAGTACCGACTGGTGCGATTCGATCAAGCAGTGGCGAGATTCGACGTCGTCCGGCGGGTCGGCCAGCAGCACCCCAGGTAATCATCAACCGGTGACGGGGCCGGGTGACGCCAACGTAGACCAGTCGTCGCTCCTCTTCCAGTTCCTCCGCGTTGACAGCCGACAGCGGCAACATGCCGTCCCAGGCGCCAATCAGGAAAACCGTGTCCCATTCCAGTCCCTTGGCCGAATGCAGTGTCAACAGGGAGACGCCTGGCGGTCGAGGCGGATCTCGGTCAGCGCCACGTCGCTCTAGTTCCGCCACAAGTTCTGCACCGGTACCGATCTGTGGCACTAGCCCGGCTAGGGCCGCTAGCGATTCCCACCGCTTTCGGCCCGCCGCACCGTCAACTGGCTCACTGCCATGCGCCATCGCTGTAGCCACTTCTTGCCAACATTCGGCCGCAGACTTCGCTGGCCCGGTGCGCAACTCCCCTCGAATCCGAGTGATTGCTTCCCGCACCTCCGCACGGTCGAAGAATCGCTCCGAGCCATACACCGCATAAGGAATTCCGCGGGCCCGCAACGCCTCCCCCACCGGTCTGGCCTGGGCATTGGTGCGAAACAACACCGCCATCTCGCGATAGTCGTGGCCGCCGGCGCCCAGCACTTCGATTTCTGCCGCCACTCCAGCCGCCTCTGCCGCATCACTGGGGTACTGCAAAACTTGGACTGAACCAGCCCGATCACTTGTGTCCGGGCGCAGTTGCGTGGCTCGAGGGATACCGGCCCCAACGGTGTTTGCTACTTCAACGATCTGCGGTGCGCACCGATAGGTAGTTGGTAAGCGAACGACGGTGGCACCGGGGTAACGCTGCGGGAACGACGCAATCAACGTAGCGTCAGCCCCAGCGAAACCATAGATCGCTTGGGCCGGGTCACCTACGGCACACAATTGACCACGGTCTCCGAGCCACAAGTCCAAGAGCCGCTGTTGCAGCGGGCTGACGTCCTGATACTCATCGACAGTGAACCACCGATATTGCCGACGAACGCTTTCCCGCACGTCGCTGCGACTTTGTAGCATGCCGATGGTGATGAGCAACACGTCAGCAAAGTCAATGACTCCGGCGGCGCTCTTGGCCTCTTCATAGGCGCTCATGGCCTGAGCAATACTGCCCGGATCGATACTTACTGGATCGCGTTGCATGCCGGCGGCCGCAGCCGCATAATCGGCTGGGTCGATGCACCTGGCCCTCGCCCAATCCAACTCCTCGCCGAGCAGTTCTGGTGGAATGTCGGTGCCGGCTCGCTTGATGGCCTGTCCTAGCAAGACTGACCGATCACCAACCAGTCGAGCTGGTTCACCGCCGATGACCTCACCCCAAAAGTGCCGAAGTTGCCGCAGCGCTGCGGCATGGAAGGTTCGAGCTGCCACCCCGGTTACCCCCAGCGCAGCCAATCGGCCTCCCACCTCACCAGCGGCACGTGCGGTAAATGTCAGTGCCATTGCTCGGTGTGACTCGATCGCACCGGTACGGACCCCGTAAGCCAGACGCCGGGTGACCGTCCTGGTTTTTCCGGAACCGGGACCGGCGACAATCAGTACCGGCCCGTCGTGCGCGGTGGCGGCCTCGCGTTGTTCTGGGTTCAACCCGTTCAAGATCTCCGCTGGGTCGCTCATGGCCGTGACCACTCCCCGGGCAGTTCCGCGCCGTACCACTGCTGAATCAACCAACGGGAAATGCTCAACGCTGGTGGTAGCCGAATGTCCCCGGCTGCGCTGGCGGCCGCGAGAGCATCACGAGTGACCCAGACCGCTTCCTCGATTTCGTCGCCATCCGGCTGCGGCTCGGTGAAATCCACTCGGGCATGGAATCCAACCATCAATGAGTTGGGAAATGGCCACGGCTGACTACCCAGATGTTCCACCGCCACAACCTTCAAGCCCACTTCCTCAGCAACCTCGCGAGCCACTGCTGCCGCCAAGGTTTCGCCGGGTTCCACGAACCCTGCCAGGGTGGAAAACCATCCCGTTGGCCAGCGTTTGCGGCGACCCAACAACGCTTGGTCGCCACCGTCATGCACCAACATGATCACGGCCGGATCGACCCGCGGAAAATGACGAGTACCGTCCGCGGGGCAGCGGCGCTGCCAGCCCGCTTCTACCTGCTCGGTAGCGGTGCCACATCGGGGACAGTAGCCATGACTGCCATGCCAGTTGGCCAGCGCGACCGCGCCGAACAACTCCGCGGCATCATTGCGCTGCAGCTCCCGCAGCGGCAACCATGCAGCCGATCCGGTCGCAGTTGGATCTTCGGCCAGCACGCTGGCGGGGTCGGTGGGAAGGGCGACGGCAAAGCGAGCGTGCCCATCAGCGTCAACGCCCAGCAACACCCAGCAAAGCCGCTCGTCCGGCGCGGCTGAAGTCGGCAACCACTGGGGACGATCATCGTCTCCCACCGCGATCTGCCCCTCGCGAATCAGAACGATTCGGCTGTCTGGGTCTTGCCAGCGTTGTTCAACCCAATCGGTCTCACCGCGTTTGTCCGCCACCGGGTCCCACTGCGGGCCGGGCGGCACCGAACCGATCTGGCTTTCCATCCGCACAGCCTAGACAGCAGCGCGCGATCGCGGAAGCCCGGAGTCGGGTAACCCCATCGCTACTCGGTGACTGGGAACACCAGCTCAGGGACATCGACGGCCGGCAAATCGTCAAAGACTCGTTCACTGCCGTCATCGAGCTGTACAAAAACGCCTCGAATCCGCTCCGGTGGACTGCCAGTAGCTGCTGCCCAGGCGGCTTGGTAGACCGACAGTTGCTGCGGGTCAGCCCGCTTCAGCGAACCGGTCTTCCAGTCCACCACTTCCCAATCAAAGTCAGCATGATCACAGCGGAACACCGCGTCGATCCGCCCCGTCAACACCACTCCAGCCGTTTCAATCACAAAGGAATGCTCGACGGCGGCTGGTTCCATCTCCGCAAATCGGGTCTGCGCGAAGAGTTCCTCAAACTCACGGTTCTGTGCTGCTTCGGTCTCATCCCCCATCCAGTCGGCCAGATCGAACAACTCCTGTTGGCCCATTCGCTGCTCGACGTAGGCATGAAACTGGGTGCCGCGCTCAGCTGCTGCTGACGGGCGCGTGGGCATCGGTCGAATCAGATCCGCTAGGAATCGTTCCGGATCCTTGCGCCACTGCAGCAACCTGCTGACCGACAGCACCTCGGGGAGTCGAACGAGTGCGGCTGTGTCTCGTTCAGCTTGCCGCAGCCGCAGCAACCCTTCGATCTCGTCCTGCCACGGACCAGCAAGCAGTTGATTCGCAACCTCTGGATCCTGCTGCAACTGAGTGAGGGTGCGATTTACCTCGTCGGCCAAACTGACCGCTTCGTCCGCTAACGACGTCGCCGGCCAGGTAATCAATGGCTGGTCCGGTCCTACAGCTCGTGGATCATCACCGGGCTCGTCCTGCCATGTGTCAATCACTCCGCCGGTCTCGCGACACGCTTGAGCAATCCGGAGCAGGTACGGCGACGGCTCTCGGGGTTTCTGTTGATCACCC includes these proteins:
- a CDS encoding FAD-binding oxidoreductase; this encodes MPDFAAAAAVASRTVADWPADRPIRLSKKTSNLFRYRRDAEAALDLSAFDGVYWVDPDIRRAMVGGLTTYEKLVARTLPHGVSPMCVPQLRTITLGGAVTGLGIESPSFRNGCPHETVVAMDVLTGTGEVVRAEPGGEYADLFYGFPNSYGSLGYALRLEIEVEPVADYVALTHVPCTSYTEATAVLTQVARERTWDGLQVDFIDGTAFGPGETYVTLGRYTDDPGPASDYTGMQIYYRSLQQRSSDRLTTHDYLWRWDTDWFWCSRAMGAQNPMIRRFWPKSLLRSDVYWKLVALDRRLQFSARLDSRRGLPPREPVVQDVEIPIEALPEFLEFFDREVGISPVWLCPLQQRDPDAYWSLYSFDPSKIYVNVGFWSTVPRTDGGDPEDGAINRAIEAEVTRLGGRKSLYSTSFYDRDEFYRIYGGDDYWRLKQRYDPDSRFAELYDKCVTPV
- a CDS encoding amino acid permease, with the protein product MSQSKPSALHSHRTPQSAIDATIMEADADSSGLRRSIGTFSLVAMGVAAVVGAGIFVVTGEAAATRAGPAVVIAFLIAGVVAGFSALSYAELAGMIPLAGSTYSYAYAALGIFVAWVIGWDLLVEYLFGAANVASGWSAYFANLMEEVGLPLPQELLAAPVAGSGDQPTGWINLPAVLLVLLVTSLLASGAKESARATTFLVLIKVGTLLLFIVVGATAISGDNYEPFVPENDGTFGDFGWTGVLSAAGLVFYGFISFDVVCTAAQEAKNPRRTVPIGILGSLGIATGLYVMVGAVLVGLVSYTVLNEANALSAALDAVNLGWVGDVVDVGAVIGLGASVLALLYGQTRILMRMSQDRMLPAMFGRVSGKTGTPVRSILLCGVAAAVMSGVLPSSVLVELVSIGTLLAFIIVAVAVMVLRRTRPDLPRNFKVPGGYTIPILAIVSSLLIMATLPLSTWLRLFAWLAIGMVVFFSYSRTRAGALMDERVAEQALAQTDEVKAAEAREEEA
- a CDS encoding aquaporin family protein; amino-acid sequence: MDKYSNGVLFLSEFVGTALLLLIGVGVCANTTLKKAFGYGRDWLLISMGWAFGVFVGASVAWRSGAQLNPAVTISQAMSDSMEWSLVPMFLVAQLLGAMTGAVLAYLVYKKQFDTHDEPENTGGIFFTGPSVPSPPWNIVSEAIGTFVLIIWVLESSPFTIGIGDAIVADNTQSALSYAAVAFVVLAIGASLGGATGYAINPARDLGPRIIYTILPIKGKGSSNWSYSWVPIVGPFVGAAAATGLFWLGQI
- a CDS encoding AarF/ABC1/UbiB kinase family protein — protein: MAEVPKRAISRSAKMAALPLGHFGRTAAGWGKRLGGKPAEAVTAEMQQRTAAQVFKVLGELKGGAMKLGQAMSVFEAALPEEMVGPYRATLTKLQEAAPPLPMSTVDDVLTDQLGADWQSRFAEFDENPAAAASIGQVHRATYRDGRTVAVKIQYPGAAKALASDLNQMVRMGRLMGSWIPGIEMKPLLEELRERVLEELDYLAESNNQRKFAVAFEGDPDFLVPHILAAAPQVLVSEWVDGTPMSRIIAEGTRAERDRAGLLYQRFLLCGPARAGLLHADPHPGNFRLTADGKLAVLDFGAVAHMPGGLPPAIGRMLRIALHGDAETVMAGLQEEGFIRPHITIDSERLLDYLSPFIEPAEVEEFHYSREWLRGLFDRVKDPTRPDFAVGLKMNLPPSYALVHRVWVGATGVACQLDAYVPMRAEMERWLPGFTDGELPPVREPVDVTD
- a CDS encoding ATP-dependent DNA helicase UvrD2, with product MSDPAEILNGLNPEQREAATAHDGPVLIVAGPGSGKTRTVTRRLAYGVRTGAIESHRAMALTFTARAAGEVGGRLAALGVTGVAARTFHAAALRQLRHFWGEVIGGEPARLVGDRSVLLGQAIKRAGTDIPPELLGEELDWARARCIDPADYAAAAAGMQRDPVSIDPGSIAQAMSAYEEAKSAAGVIDFADVLLITIGMLQSRSDVRESVRRQYRWFTVDEYQDVSPLQQRLLDLWLGDRGQLCAVGDPAQAIYGFAGADATLIASFPQRYPGATVVRLPTTYRCAPQIVEVANTVGAGIPRATQLRPDTSDRAGSVQVLQYPSDAAEAAGVAAEIEVLGAGGHDYREMAVLFRTNAQARPVGEALRARGIPYAVYGSERFFDRAEVREAITRIRGELRTGPAKSAAECWQEVATAMAHGSEPVDGAAGRKRWESLAALAGLVPQIGTGAELVAELERRGADRDPPRPPGVSLLTLHSAKGLEWDTVFLIGAWDGMLPLSAVNAEELEEERRLVYVGVTRPRHRLMITWGAAGRPAGRRRISPLLDRIAPVGTPADAVLDLSDRVTPAGMDSRAGEQRPPARCRVCGSALVTGIERGLGRCRSCPGNADELLLAQLEQWRRLTAIALGVPSYAVLSSTALQGISETLPQDAAALAQIPGMNTDRMTRYADDLLGMVQAVGTQTPEPPSR
- the nudC gene encoding NAD(+) diphosphatase, which produces MESQIGSVPPGPQWDPVADKRGETDWVEQRWQDPDSRIVLIREGQIAVGDDDRPQWLPTSAAPDERLCWVLLGVDADGHARFAVALPTDPASVLAEDPTATGSAAWLPLRELQRNDAAELFGAVALANWHGSHGYCPRCGTATEQVEAGWQRRCPADGTRHFPRVDPAVIMLVHDGGDQALLGRRKRWPTGWFSTLAGFVEPGETLAAAVAREVAEEVGLKVVAVEHLGSQPWPFPNSLMVGFHARVDFTEPQPDGDEIEEAVWVTRDALAAASAAGDIRLPPALSISRWLIQQWYGAELPGEWSRP